ATGGTTGCTTTCATTGTTCTTTACTGTCTGCAGActattgtgtaaaaaaaaaaaaattgtgcaaatTTGTGTGTTTATCCTCCAAATAGGAGCCGTCAGAGTGTCCAGGATACAGCTGCTCCTGTACTGTGTTCTACTGTCACTTATCATATGTAAGTGTGTTGCTCTACTCTGATGCTGAATTAGATTACTAAATGCATTTCATACCTATCCTTCAAGGGGAAATTCATCTTGGGCATCACCGTGGTTTGATGCTTAGCAAATCGTTGTGGGTTTGTATTAGTATTTCAAATGGGGCCTATGATTTGTTCCGTTTGAAGCTGGTTTCTTCCAGCTTCCACACGTTCAAGTAtgtgtttgatttcttcagactTCCTCCACGGGCGTAAGGGTGGTGGCAATGTGAAGTCCCCTCATCCTTACTTTCGCTCCATGGAACTAACTGTGGGAGAAGAAACGAAGAACAGCAACGCAGAACTACAACGCCCTGCGCAGACTCCTTGGGGTGCTCCTTTGGTTTGGGGTGACAACCGCGACTCAGTCAGCCGAAGGACTGAATTTGCACAGCTAGAAGTCCAGGTAGGTCTGCTGACCCTTGTGGTGGGACCATACGCCCAACACGTGAGACGTTTCATCTCCTCGGCGGAGATCTACTTCCTGCCTAGTCAGATGGTCACGTACTATATCCTCATCGATAATCCTCGCATGTTGGATCCTCCCATCAAGTTGGGGCCTGGACGACAGCTGAAGATACTTCCCGTCGCCGAGTTCCCCGGCTGGGACAAGTTGGTCTATCGTCGTATGCCCATTTTAGCTGACGCCATGAAAAACCGAATTGGCAAGGAGGTTGAGTACATTTTCTGCGCTGACATTGACCAGGAGTTTACGGCTCCTGTGGAAGAGGAAATACTTAGTGACCTGGTGGCCACCTTGCACCCCGAACACTACGGCAAGCCACAGACGGCACTTCCTTATGAAAAGGATGAAGACTCATCAGCTTATGTGAAGGAGGATGAGGGTGACTACTATTACACGTCCGAGCTCTACGGTGGGCTGATTCGCAATGTGTACAGAATGGCTCAGGGTTGCTCCTTGCTCATTCTGAAGGATCAGTCAAACGGCATGCTGGCCAGCGGCCGCGAAGAGAGCTACTTAAACCGATACCTGATCACTCATCGGCCAACCTGCGTTCTTTCACCAGAGTACAACTGGTGGGATTCGGGCTTGGCCGCGGACGTGCCTGAGAAGAGGCTGGTCTCGTTGGGAAGGCAATGTGAGGCATTCGACGCTGCGAAAAGGGAGAAGTACCGATGTTGATGATTTGTTTTAGTGCTCCATTCACTTTTGGATAAAACTCGTGTAGCTCTGACTTGGAGTGCATGAGATCCAAATTTGAAGCTCTTATCTCAAATGTAAACTATAAACATGGTTAAGGACAAGAAAGaaacttgttttgtttgtaaAGGCAGTCATTTTACTAGTGTGAGAAATATCCCTTTAAACGAAAAATTGAGCTCCCTATTAATGTCAGCCAGTCTTCTAGCGGCTTTGTGGTCAGCAGCGATAAGAGTCAACAGTGTCAGTGCACACTTTCCCCCCTCAATGGGCAATTATTAACTGGAAGCTGTGCACTTTCAAGGTCTTTAAATACCAAGTGGGAGGCGgagagtggggaaaaaaaactgtcgaCACATGGCGATGCTCAACCTCCAGGTTACACGTGTTTATCAGCTGCTGTGTCTTGACTGCAGCGAAAACAATAAACAAATCGTGTCCTGGTGAGCAATTTTTCCATAAAACATTTGGGCCTCATTGAAAGCCGATGAGGTACATGGCTTTTTAATGACAAGGAATAAAACCGTTCCTTTTTTCACCAATTCACATCTATTCAGTCTGCgtttgtgtccatgtgtgctcTAGTCATAATGGGAAGCTTTCAACACAGCAGATGCTTCCTTCTCACTGCCAAGAGAACGTGTCCACGGGGCCCGATCGCCACGTGGAGTGAAGTTGAACTTCAGATCACTCCAAGAATCTGATTCCCGTTtgtcgcacacacatgcacacgcacgcacacacacttgattCATACTGAGGACACCCTTTCCTGGCcttttgcaaaatttcagttAGGGAGGGCGTAGGAATACAGCTATATGCAAAAATAACTTGAGGAAAGCTGACACAATATTCTCTACTGTTATTGCAAACGATGAatgtgatgtaaaaaaatattcatctaGCGCTTTGTATTTTGTTAATATGTATTTTTTGAAACTTTCCTTCACTAGTAAGCATGACAAATGATGACGGTAAACCTGTCGCAACAGCCGCCGGTGATCTTTAGAGAAGCTTTTTCATTTGCATTCCTGTATATGATTACTCATGCTACAAGACAGCTAGGAATTTGCACAATTGTGTTTCTCAAAAGAAGAAGTATTGTAGAAATTGGCTTCTTAGTTCTATTTGAATAGCAAAATTAAAAGTGTTGGTACTGTTAAGCAACTTTGCATTATGAAAAATTCAAACATGCTACGTTATGTGGCTTTGGAGCCAATACTgcaaattacatttaaaaacaaatgactctCCAAATAAACTCACTAAACTTCACAGTTAAATTCCCAATAGCCTTTCTGTGTTTAATGCTTAACCTTGAGCAAAGAGTGAGTCTTTTTAACTTGTGCACAGTAGGCTGTGATATGATGAGACCTGTGAAATTATGAATTAAAATATGTGGATTTGAAATTTGTGCACGTCACCCACGATTTGAATTGGCTTTATTAACTCAcgagtgtgttgttgttttaaaggggggggggggggggtccacatTAAACACATCTAAGCGTTTATGACACACGTATTGCTCACGCTGACTTTGAGAGCAGTGCAAGTCCCGAAATATTACAAGAAAAGTGATTAAGTTCTAGAAGTCTTCAGTCGTACGTCAATTCACTGAAATGATGAAAATACTGCGTGTGTCACTTGTCACGGGTTGGGTGGGGTGAAGATCCATGTTAATCTGTTGGATTCACAGAGGTCTTTCCACACCCAGCCTGAGGCTACGACACACCAAAACATGCTGACCTAATCTCTTGCATTGGGGGGCTGCTAGTAGCAGATAGTGGAGGTGTAGCCCCCTGCCATTGTCCATACTTCATATTATAACTGGGAAAGCACATCGTCATTATCGTATTGTCTTTTACGTGTAGTTTGCGTCAAATATCAGATCAAATTTGGTCAGGGATTGATGGTTTTGCTATCCATGTATATTGTAAATTGATTAATGGCCTGCTCTCTGCAAATTGTGGGTCAATCTCCCGAAGATGCTGGCCCACCGGGCATCCACCGGCATTTGCACTGTATGACATGGCCAGTTCAGCCCTGCTGGCACTGGCTATGGAAGTATTTCTTTTACATTCTAATCTATTTGAAATAGCTCAATAGATAGGTAATGAGTAGTATTCTTAATCTAGTACTCAAGTTTATTATAGAGCAAAGAATCAGAAAAAGATGCCAATGTAGCGACAGTGACAACTTGTGTGGCAGGAGAAGTGAAAATAGCAGCAACCAATGGAGAGGAGGTAGCCAGCGAGAGCGCTTGTAGTCCCTCCCCGGGCCGCTAAGGGCTGAGAGGGGAGTCGGTGTGCTATATGCTCCTGCCTCAGAGGGACGATGGTGGAGGCTTGCTAAACATGGCGGCGCTCTCCGAGGATGGGAGCTACGGATTAAATAGTGGCCAACACAGCGCAGACCGAGTTACCGTTCTGCATGTCAAATTGACCGAGACAGCACTGAGAGCGATCGAAAGTTACCAAAATTGCACGGTGAGTGAAATGCCATCGGATCACCGCTTTGCCTGACACTTTACTGGGAAGCCCAAGTGCCACGCATAGCTAAATGCCATTCGTTAGCTCAGTTGTTGGCAGCGAAAAGAAACGATCAAATGTCGACATTTTTAGTCTAGTATCACTCAATTAATCAACGGGGAACAATAAATCTGACTTTGTACGTTTGAGCCAATTGAGTTTTAAGAACTGACAAACGTTGTTTAACTAAGAATATCTTGTTTCAACTGTGACACTTCGAAAAGCTTTCGTTAGCAATCTGTTAGGGAGAAGCTTTGCTGTGTTGGACTGACCACTGTGCAAAGTGTCtaatccatttttttccccaagtatTTATATTGGACAAAATTTTGCTTTTACTAACTTGTTAGAAGGTAGTTAATACAAGGGCGTAACCGATGTTAATACAAACGTAGTTTGGTTTTAAAAACGGTTTACTTGTGTTAATGTACTGTTCATAATTAGTATAAAGAGGTAAATTGTGAAGTTAAATAAGTCGATGAAGTAAATAATCCACAATTTAACCTATTACGTTCGTTGAATTTTAAGATTGTCCAGCCATTTTCCCATATGGTCGATgatatatttgatttttttttctaaagcgGTACGTTGCAGGATAAGCTGGAGAGCCAGGCTGCTCATTCACTGACATGCTGCCACTTTGGAGGCAAGATGATGGAATAAAATTCAAGTTTGCCGAGTCATTGAAATTCTTTTACATGTCATGAGTATAGAAGCCTATTAATTGTGTATTTTTGTAGATCTACCTCTGTTTTATCGAATGTTTAGTCCACAATAAGTATGTATTTAGATCTTAAAACAATATTAGCTTTTGTATTCTTGATTGAAGTAAGAATCTGTTAACTTGGTGTGCTATTTGGGTTAAACTTAAAACACTGCCGAACTGTAGCTATATTTAACTTTCTAATcttgaacacacacacgcgcacggtgCTACTTCACCTAGGTATGACACAGGTGATCCAAGCTGGAAAGTGAGTTGTAGATGCCCAAAGTCTAGCTGAAGTCAACTTTGCTGTTACATAACACCGATAGAGCCCCCCCGTCAGGGCCAATGGACCCAAAGCTGATTGTAGTGTTCAGGGATCTCTCATAGGCATTTTTATGGCACTTGTATGTCACACATGAGACATCATTTGGATTTTGCCCCCATGGTCAAACTCTGTAGAGGAAAGGATCCAACATTGCAGTTGTGACAAACGGGGTCATTGCAAGGTTGAAGAAATTCTTTGTGGGTAGTGGATACTGCTCCGGGCCTAATTGGATGCGGTGATGATGGTGCGCACGCTGTGTTGGGGCGGCTTGCCATCTCTTGCTGACTGAGCAGACAAACCcgtctgctttttgtttttttgccctgTGGGCAACGTGTGTTGTAGCTGGACCAGTGCTACAGGGGCTTTCTTTTTTACTGCAGATCTGAAATGCGATCAGAACTGGTTGGtgtgggtgggggaggggggagttaGTCAGGGGCTTGGGGAGTAGAAGTTTAACAACCGGGACATGGATCGCTCTGTCCCATTTAAAGTATGGAGGTAAGGTATATCTTTGCTTATCTCCGCGTAGGAGATGACAAGTCCTATAGAATGCAGCTGTTGTATAATGAAATGCAGATTGCATAAAAAATGGTTGACGTAACAGTTTTTGAAGTCTTTGCTCCAGCTGTGAGCTAGCCAGGAGTCCCAGCGACTCTCCGTCCTAACCGACTCTGCAATGCAGCAGCAAAGCCTCTGCATATTTGTGGTAGTCGACACCAGTCCAattacacataaaaaaacaagcatTTCAGAAATAGCCTCTGTCAAATATGTTTGCTCTGACAATATGTGGCCATCAGCAGCAAAGTAGCATAATACCTTattttgggttttatttgttttctaaaatgctgaatattttggaaaaaaaggtTTCATTGCTGTTTGGGCGGTTTGCACGGTCTTCTTGGTGCCTCGGGCCCCGAGGGCTCTGCTGCCGAATCGAGATGTTGAAGTTCCTTTGTGTCAGTCAaatttattaccgtttttttccataaatTTGGGTTTGTGTTAATAGTTCCTGACTAACCTGACTGAAAAGTCCCTGCCAACAATATTTAActattgtgcccccccccccctaatctCTGCAGAATGTATCCTCTTTGCGGCCAACAATACAATTCAAGGGACTCCAAGGGGTAAGaatgtatttaaaataaaatgatttttgtttggtAGGAGCACACATTCATTCCTTTATTTTCTTGCTTAGTCAAGTTAATCAGCTGCTTAACTGTTTCTGTTTTAGCGCTAATCTATGCTATTAGTAGTCAGCAACTAAAGGCGGTTGCCCTTGTCGGAGTATTTATACAACATGTTACGAGAATATTTTGTGGGACGAAAACCGCATTTTAGATATCGACAGTCTAATGCTCCAACGCCGTTGATTCTGAAATGTCAGATAAAAATCTTCATCATGTTGGATTTtctgaaatatttttggggCGGATTCTTTCAGCGCATTAAAATCCCCAAGACAGATTCTTCCTCTGCCTCCCACAATTTTGATTTCTACCTGTCTAACGTCGGCAAAGACAACCCTCAGGGAAGCTTCGATTGCATCCATCAATATGCTTCAAGGTAATGGCCCGGTCAACTCTTCTTGTCCTACCACACTTTTTGCCGGCAGGTTGTTCTCCTTCACACACTGCTTGCCTCATTGTTTCCAGCTCAGGGGCCTCTCACTTGGCATTATTGGCGACAGTACAGGACAAGGTCACAGTATGCGCGACCAATGACTCCTACCAGGTGACCCGGGAGCGTATGACCCAGGCTGTGGAGGACACGCGTGAACGTGGGACCAAAGTCATCAAACCTGGGGGACAGTACAGAGGCAAGACCCTTCAACTCTCTTCATCACACTTCCTCCAAAACCCTCCTGGTGCTCATCTAGTAGTTAGATGTCCGATTGACTCTCCCCGCTCtgctaaacccccccccccccctattttttttttccagggacTGAATAGGTTAAAGCTGACCCGCCTGACTCCATTCAAAGCCCTTATGGCTACTGACTATGCCATTCTCCCATCTCGGTCTTTTCTAGATTAACAGTCGGGCTGATAAGGGCCAAAGGTAGATGATGAAGCTGTTTGTGGTTCACTGACTCACCGCCTGCTAAACGCCACTTGTTTATAATCCACACACCAAATTGgaacatttattttgctttgcatggaaccatctgtacttttttttttttttttaaagtgttttaTAATCAATTAACACAAATCAACTTTTGCAGTTTTGTTTAAATCAAGCATCAAGTTGGATTTCAATAGCCAATCGTTGTTTTTATAACTTCACCGATTTAAAAAATGCAAGGGCTGGCATTTATCTAGAGTAATGTCACGGCTGAAGGCCAAAGAAGACACAGACAAGATGTTGAATCGTACAATTGGAACGGTCCGCAGATTTTCATGGCAGTTAATAATTTATAGTTTTGGACGATCCTGAGCAAAAATCAAAACGGACTTGCCAGTAAATACATGGACCAAGGTCTTTGTGAGCGTTTTCAAGCCTTTGGCAGGCTGGCTGCGCAGGTGTTAGAATGCCATCCGTCTTTCTCATCACATTCCTGACATGACACTCTTGGGCGCTTTAGCGGCACAGCCAAGCTGGttttcatcatttaaaaaaaaaaaaaaaaaaaacttgtgttttAAGATGCACGTTGATATCCAAAGTAGGTTGTTAATTGGTTTGACTGCGTGATATATTATGACTAACAATCAACAAGGACTGAATCTTAAGCTGTGACTTAAACACTTGAGGAAACCAGCACCACGATTTAAGACCAGCCTTTACAATCTGCTAAACaagctttataaaaaaaaaaaaactcctttgGCTCGTTTGTAGGGACTCTGGGGAGAGATTTGCATTAACAAGGCAAGATAGAAATTGGGGAATGTGAGGAACTGCTGACTTTTGAAATGGGGTGATAAAAAAAAGCTTGTTAGAGGCGCTGCTTGTTGGTAGAATTGGGGCAGTTAAATGTTGGCTGCAGAATAAGTGAATAGACGATCGAcagtaaaatatatatactctttcattgttatttttgaattatttttcaagTATTTACATTTAGTCTCTGCCTTTGGGCGCAGCGGAAGAAGAAGGGGAGTGTTTCTTTCTCGCTAACCTTAATCTCATAAAGAGCTTTAGAATTTCATAATGCCTAAGCACCAGTCGGTGAAAATGTGCAAACAGCCTCCCTGGCTTGGCCACTTTCAATTTCACTAATGGAGACAAGTTGATAGCAACCGCTGAGCAAGATCAAGCGTAGCATCTAGAGCAGCCCGCTTATGTCAATCACATCTCTCCATTTCTAGGTAAGCAAGTACATGTCCGTAAACCAGCACTGTCGACACCTGAGGTGGTCCCGGAGCGCAAGCGGTCGACGCCCATCAACCCAGCCAATACCATCCGCAAGTGCCTTTCCAACAACGCTGTCTCCCAGCGACCATTCCGCGACCGTGTGGTTCACCTTTTGGCGCTCAGGTCCTACAAGAAACTGGAGGTGCTTGCCCGTTTGCAGCGGGACGGCATCAACCCGAAAGACCGCAACTCCTTGGGGACCGCCCTGCAACAGGTGTAGTAAGAAGATCTCTTGTGGCTTTTGCCTCAGTTATGCTGCTCAACATAATTTGCATGCACAGATGTGCGCCCACCGCAAGATCTTGATTTGACCGTTTTCACAGGCACTCAAAGCTGAACTTGAAACGTTCTCGGTCTTTACTAAACAGGTGGCAACCCTCAACCCCAAAGACAACACATATTCACTGAAGGACTTTATTTATCGTGACGTCCAGAGAGACTGGCCTGGCTACTCTGAAGATGAGAAGACCCAGGTGGAGCGTATCTTGACTCGGTAATTTCCTGCACCAACATCGACTTTGAGGATAAGGCACAGTTGAAACTGCGGACTAGCGAATTTTTGAAACTGACAACGCGGCTTCTCTGTCACATTTCCCTTCTTCCACAGCAAACTAGGTCTTCCTACTGAGGCACCCTCCTCAAACAGCTCTCCCAAAGACAGTTTATCGTCGTCCCCTCGGGTATATTTTGTCTCGAAAAACTCTCACGCAGACACACGCATGTTCGACCGTTCACAAAATATGTTTCTCCTGTGCAGAAGCGCCAGCCGGATTTTGACTTTATCGATCCTTTGGCGCCAAAGAAAGCCCGTATCTCCCACCTCAGCAACCGTGGGCCGGCCGCATCTCTCCCCTCATCCTCGGAGCGCCGCGAGGACGAGGGAAGCCCCAGCGCCAAATGCTCTTCTCTGCCCTCCAACGTCATCTTGGGCCCGCCCAGCCATCTCCCGATTCCCTCTCACCCTCCAGCGCCCTCTCACcagcagcccagcccagcctccAGCTCCAACTCCCCCAGCACCCCGGAGGGCTGCGGCACCCAGGACCTGCCTGTGGACCAGAGCTCCTCCTGCCGGGACCCTTCGCCAACTTCCTTGCCATCCGATCGAGTCCCGTTGCAGCGTTATCAGCCGCCGATCCCGGCGGCCTCGCCGAGCCCTCCGCCTCGCACCTCGCTCACTGTAACCTCCACTGTGATCAGCAGCCCTCCTTTGTCGGCCAGTGATGGCAAAAAGTTTAAGAAGAAGACCAAAAAGCACAAAGACAAGGACCGACAAGGGAAATGGACAGAAAAGGGCAGCAACAGTTCTCTAAGCGTAGTCGAGCAGGCTACGAAGAGCCCCAAATCGAAaaagaggcagaatgttgaggaTGAAAGAAGAGATGTTCACACACATCAAGGTACATTTCTAGTGATGACCTTCTAGAAGTACTGTCTCCATACGTATTTCTGATGTTCAACTATTAGCTTTTCAAAGGGCCTCACATTTATTTGAACCTCCTTTAAAATCTTGCGTTTCATAATTAATGGCAGAACGTTGAAAATTCAGTCTCAGAGTATTTAACGCTAACTTTTTAGAAGAGAAGTCTCTTGACTCCCAGATAAACACGGAGATTCTCACAACAACAGCTTGAGTTAAACCCAGGTATGAGTATCAGCCTCCGATCTGGGAGTGACTGTGTCAGTGTGAAAAAGAACAGTAACACCTGCGCTTGTAACTAAAAGCATTCCAACTGAAAGCCAACACCCAACTCTAATCGTTTAATtgcactgattaaaaaaaaaaacatacctggcAAGCACCAATTGCTTTAATCTTATTTTGTTGTGCGTCATTAGGTT
This genomic interval from Syngnathus typhle isolate RoL2023-S1 ecotype Sweden linkage group LG11, RoL_Styp_1.0, whole genome shotgun sequence contains the following:
- the LOC133161757 gene encoding globoside alpha-1,3-N-acetylgalactosaminyltransferase 1-like isoform X1, producing the protein MALFPFCKTATGAVRVSRIQLLLYCVLLSLIIYFLHGRKGGGNVKSPHPYFRSMELTVGEETKNSNAELQRPAQTPWGAPLVWGDNRDSVSRRTEFAQLEVQVGLLTLVVGPYAQHVRRFISSAEIYFLPSQMVTYYILIDNPRMLDPPIKLGPGRQLKILPVAEFPGWDKLVYRRMPILADAMKNRIGKEVEYIFCADIDQEFTAPVEEEILSDLVATLHPEHYGKPQTALPYEKDEDSSAYVKEDEGDYYYTSELYGGLIRNVYRMAQGCSLLILKDQSNGMLASGREESYLNRYLITHRPTCVLSPEYNWWDSGLAADVPEKRLVSLGRQCEAFDAAKREKYRC
- the LOC133161757 gene encoding globoside alpha-1,3-N-acetylgalactosaminyltransferase 1-like isoform X2 translates to MALFPFCKTATGAVRVSRIQLLLYCVLLSLIIYFLHGRKGGGNVKSPHPYFRSMELTVGEETKNSNAELQRPAQTPWGAPLVWGDNRDSVSRRTEFAQLEVQLGPGRQLKILPVAEFPGWDKLVYRRMPILADAMKNRIGKEVEYIFCADIDQEFTAPVEEEILSDLVATLHPEHYGKPQTALPYEKDEDSSAYVKEDEGDYYYTSELYGGLIRNVYRMAQGCSLLILKDQSNGMLASGREESYLNRYLITHRPTCVLSPEYNWWDSGLAADVPEKRLVSLGRQCEAFDAAKREKYRC
- the ell2 gene encoding RNA polymerase II elongation factor ELL2, which produces MLLPQRDDGGGLLNMAALSEDGSYGLNSGQHSADRVTVLHVKLTETALRAIESYQNCTNVSSLRPTIQFKGLQGRIKIPKTDSSSASHNFDFYLSNVGKDNPQGSFDCIHQYASSSGASHLALLATVQDKVTVCATNDSYQVTRERMTQAVEDTRERGTKVIKPGGQYRGKQVHVRKPALSTPEVVPERKRSTPINPANTIRKCLSNNAVSQRPFRDRVVHLLALRSYKKLEVLARLQRDGINPKDRNSLGTALQQVATLNPKDNTYSLKDFIYRDVQRDWPGYSEDEKTQVERILTRKLGLPTEAPSSNSSPKDSLSSSPRKRQPDFDFIDPLAPKKARISHLSNRGPAASLPSSSERREDEGSPSAKCSSLPSNVILGPPSHLPIPSHPPAPSHQQPSPASSSNSPSTPEGCGTQDLPVDQSSSCRDPSPTSLPSDRVPLQRYQPPIPAASPSPPPRTSLTVTSTVISSPPLSASDGKKFKKKTKKHKDKDRQGKWTEKGSNSSLSVVEQATKSPKSKKRQNVEDERRDVHTHQDYPEKDKNPGQSTVFEVPDYELKYTSLVSTEQRQHYKDDFNAEYDEYRLLHARVEKITRRFTLLDSKCRKLAPGTKDYQKVQDEVVKEYKKMKQHSPNYHGDKQRCAYLHNKLAHIKRLIADFDQRRVQTWC